The Streptomyces uncialis genomic interval ACGACGAACTGCTGGCTCTCGACGGACGGTACGCCCGGATGTGGCGGACCCGGTCCGCGGCCGAGGGCTGGCGGCTGGGCCCTGTGGAACAGCCCGATCCCCTGGAAGAGGAAGGTGCACTGTCATGATCTACGCCGAGCTGCGGGTGACCGCCGTGGCCGATGTCACCCCGGCCATGCGGAGGATCACGCTCAGCGGGGAGGGGCTGGCGGACTTCGTGCCGCTCGCCCCCGACCAGCAGATCAAGCTGTTCTTCGCCCGGGACGGCGGGGTGCCCCGGGTGCCGCCGCCGCCCGCCGACGGGGACGTCGCCACCTGGTACCAGCGGTATCTGGCGATCCCCGAGCCCGAACGGCCATGGATGCGGACCTACTCGGTGCGCCACCACCGGCCGGGGCGGCGGGAGATCGATGTGGACTTCGCGCTGCACGGGCCGGGCGGCGGCGAAGGCCCCGCGTCCCGCTGGGCGTTCACGGCGCGGCCCGGCGCGGTGGTGGGGCTGGTCGGCCCGGCGGCCAGCACCCTGCGCAGAGCGGATGCCCCGGACTGGCGGCTGTTCGCCGGTGACGAGACGGCGCTGCCGGCCATCGGGGCCCTCGTCGAGTCGCTGGAACCGGGCGCGCGGGCGCTGGTGTTCGCGGAGGTCGCGGGGCCCGGTGAGGAGCAGGGCTGGACGAGCGCGGGTCTGGTGGAGACGCACTGGCTGCACCGGGGTCCGGTCGCGCCGGGCCGGTCCACGGCACTGGTGGACGCGTTGCGCGCGGCCCCGTTCCCGTCCGGTGAGGTCTTCGCCTGGGTGGCCGGGGAGGCGTCGGCGGTTCGCGCGGTCCGCCGTCATCTGGTGAACGAGCGGGGCATCGACAAACGTCAGGTCGCCTTCACCGGCTACTGGCGGCTGCGGCTCGCCCAGGACGACGCGCCGACCGCCGAGGACGCGGCCGACCGGACGGAGGCCCTGGCGGATCTCGCCGAGGCCCAGGCCCGGCAGGGCGCCTGACCCGCGTTCCAGGGGCCGGTCCCGGCCCGGCCCGACCCTGTCAGCTCAGTACACGCACCCGCACACGCACACGCAAGAGATCGAGGAACCGCCATGCCCAGACTCCCCCGTACCCTCGTCGCCGCCGCGCTGGCCGCTGTGACGGGGCTGGCCCTGTCCGGCTGCGGGGGTGACGGGGCGCCCACGGTGACGAAGCCGTCGGGGCAGCAGGCCGAGGGCTCCGGCGCGTTCCCGGTGACGGTGACCCACGCGCAGGGGACGGTGACCGTGCCCAGCAAGCCCGAGCGGGTCGTCGTCCTCGGCTTCGCGGACGCCCAGATAGCCGCCGCGCTGGACGCCCCGGTGGTCGGCGCCGCCCGCAACACCTCCTCGCCGGACGGCAACTGGCCGGGGGTGAAGCCCGCGTTCGCGTCGGACATCGTCACGCTGGACTCGCTGAACCCGAATCTGGAGAAGATCGCCGCGCTGGACCCCGATCTGATCCTGATGACGACGGCGCAGCCCGCGTTCGGCAACGCGTACGACAAGCTGTCGGAGTTCGCGCCGGTGATCTCGTACAAGGAGAAGCTCCTGCACGACTCCGGCGACGAGTTGACGACACTGATCGGGGCGGCGCTCGGGAAGAAGGAGAAGGCGGCGGAGCTGATCGCCTCCTCCCGGGCGGCTCTCGCCGGTTTCACGAAGGAGCATCCGGGGCTGAAGGGCAAGGAGTACGCGTTCGGTCAGCAGTACGACGGCACGGTGTACGCGGTGGTGGCGCCCGGCGGGCCCACGGTGGCGTTCTTCGGGGCGCTGGGGATGCGGCTGCCGAAGGAACTCGCGGCGCTGCCCGTCACCCTGGGCGGTTCCACGGCGATCGCGCCGGAGCGGCTGGATCTGCTGGACAGCGCGGATGTCGCCTTCTTCGGGGTGTACGGCGCGAAGGAGCGCGGTGCCTTCGTGAAGCGGCCCCTGGTGTCCGGGCTCGATCTGACGAAGAGCGGGAACCTGAACTTCCTGGAGATCAACGAGGCGGCCATGCTGCTGGGTCCGAACCCCGCGGTCACCGGTGAACTGCTGGCGCGGCTCGGTCCGGCGCTGAAGAAGATCGCGTCCTGATGGGCCGTCTCACCCTGGATCTGACACCGCTGCGCGGACGCGGCTTCCGCGCGGTGTTCGTGGGCCGGACGGTCGCGGTGTTCGGGATCGGTTTCGCGCTGGTGGCGGTGCCGCTCCAGGTGTACGCGCTGACCGGCTCGACCGCGCGGGTCGCGACGGTCACCGTGGCGGTGGGCGCGGCGGCGTTCACGGGCACCCTGCTCGGTGGGGTGCTCGCGGACCGCTTCGACCGGGGCCGGGTCATCGTGGTGGCGCGGGCGTCCGTGGGGGTGGTGTTCGCCGTCCTCGCCGTGAACGCGGCGGCACCGGAGCCGCGGTTATGGGTCATCCATGTGTGCGGGATGGCCGAGGGCATCGCGGACGGGGTGTCGGGGACGGCGCTGATGGCGGCGACACCGAGCCTGGTGCCGAAGGACCGGCTGGCGGCGGCGGGTGCGCTGATGGCGGTGACCGTCGATCTCGGGTCGGTCGCGGCCCCCGCCCTGGGCGGGCTGTTGGTGACGACCACCGGGTTCTGGGGCAACTACGCGGTGTGCGCGGCCCTCGCGGTCGTCACCACGGCCGCCCTCAGCAGGCTGCCGCCGCTGCCGCCACCCGGGGCGGTGCCCGGTGAGACGGCCGCGAGGGCGGTCGTGGCGGGCACCCGGTTCGCCGTCCGGGACCGGATCGTGGGGCCCACGCTGCTGGTCGGGCTCGCCGCGATGGTGCTGTCCGGCTGGCATGTCCTGCTGCCGGAGTACGGGAGTCGGGTGCTCGGTGTCGGCCCCGGCGCCCTGGGTGTGCTGTACGCGGCCCCGGCGGCGGGGGCCTTGCTGACCTCGCTGACCAGCGGCTGGACCGGGCGGGTCCGGCGGCCCGGGGCGGTGGCGATCGGCGCGCTGCTGGTGTCCGGGGCGGGGCTCGCCGTCACGGGGCTCGCGGGCGGGGTGGTCCTCGCGGTCGCCGGTCTGGCGCTGTTCGGGGCGGGCCGGGTCGCCGGTGACGTGCTGCGGTACGCGCTGGTGCAGCGGCACACCCCGGACCGGTTCCGGGGGCGGGTCGCGGCGCTGTGGACGGCGCAGATCACGACGGGGGTCGCGGTCGGCGGGGCGGTGGCGGGCGGGGTGGCCCTGCTGATGTCCCCGGCGGGCGCGTTCCTGGTGTACGGCGCGGTGGGTGTGGTCTGCGCGGTGGCTCTCGCGCTGGGCGCGCCGACGCTACGCGGCGTCGGTCCGGACGCCTGAGCCGAGCGGTGCGGCCGGGTCCTCGAAGCGGGGTCCGCCCAGCCGGTGCAGGGTGAAGGTGTCGGCGCCCCAGCGGACGTTGCGGCGGCACTCCAGGCCCTGGCGGGCGAGGTGCGGGGCGAGCCGCTCGACCCGGGCGCGCAGCGCGCGCAGACTCATCGGGCGGGACGGGTCCCCGAGCAGCCAGCGCAGATCGTGGCAGCAGAGCGGGGAGCGGGCGCCGAGCAGGATCTCCAGCAGCAGCGACTGGCTGCGGTAGGGCCGCAGCGGTTCGCCCCCTCGGCCCCGCGCGGGTCCGGGGGCGCGCCGCAGCCAGCGCAGGTCCGCCTCGATCCGGGCGGCGATCGCGCTCTCCGCGGTGTTCCTGCACAGGACGTTGACCGCTCCGGCGGCGAGCAGCGCGGCGCAGTCGACCCGGCCCGGGGTGGACACGGCGACCGGGGCGAGCAGCCGTAACGCGCGTACGCGGCGGACGAGTTCGGCGGTGGGCTCGGGGCGCGGGGTGTCGAGCAGGGCGAGCACTCCGGGGGCGCGGCGCAGATACTCGTAGCCGCGCTGGTCGCCCCAGCGGCGGACGACGAAGCGCGGCGGGCCCGCGCGGTGCAGTCGCTTGGCCCAGGCGACGCTGGCCTCGATGTCCGGCGAGACGATCACCACGAGCGGGCCCGCGCCGCCGCGCGGGGCCCGGGGCCTGCCGCGGGGCGCTGCCGTGGTGCGGGGCTGCTCGATGGTCAGCATCCGGTCGTCCTCCGTTCGGGCCTCGGGCCCGGCTCCCCACGGTCCGCGGTGAGGAACCGCCTCGGAGCGGCCTACCTACATGTTAGGTACCCGTCGCGGAGCACCGTCAAGCCCGGACGGCTCGACTCCCTTGCGGACGAGCCCGCTTGAAACCCTTCACGCGAGGAAGATCGACGGGCGTCATCGCAGGTCGGCGGCGTACGGCCGCCGGAAGGCGTTCCGAAGGAAGGCTACTTAACATGTAACTAAGTGATCGTCACGAAGGGGACGGCGGGACGCGAGGGGCGGACGGGTCAGCGGCCGAGGATGTCGCCGAGTTCCCGGTCGAGCCGGAGCAGGGCTTCCTCGGGCGGGACCCGCTGGGTCAACGCGCCGTGCGTCACGGCGGCCACGGCCAGACTGACCTGCTCGTAGTGGACGCTGGTGAGCCGCACCCGGGCCGACCGTACGCCGCGCGCCAGTTCCGGCAGATACGGGAAGCGTCGTACCAGCGCGGGGTCGCTGTACAGCGAGGCGCGTACCGGTGGCAGCGCGCCTTCCGTGAGCACCTGCCGCTGCGCCTTCTCACCGAGGAGGTGGGCGAGCAGGTCGGCGGCGGAACGCGGGTGCGGGGAGCGGGCGTTGACGGCGAGGTTGGAGCCGCCGAGGACGCCCGCGCCGGGGCCGTCCCGGCCGGGCAGCGGCACCGCCCCGACCTTGCCGGCGACCGGGGAGCCGGGCGCGGAGGCCAGTGCGTACACATAGGGCCAGTTCCGCAGGAACAACAGCTCACCGGACTGGAACGCCAGCCGTGAGGTCTCCTCCTTGTAGGTCAGGGCCTGTTCGGGTATCCAGCCCTCGCGCAGCCCGTCGGTGAGGAACCGGAGTCCTTCGAGGGCCGCGGGCGAGGCCACCGTGATCTCACCGTCGGGTCCGGTGAGCGAGCCGCCCGCCGACTGGATCGCCTCGGTGACGTTCACCGTCAGCCCCTCGTACGGCAGGAGCTGGCCCGCGTAGCCCTGCATGCCGTACTCGGCGGACAGGGTGGCGGCCTGGTCGGCGAGTTCGTCCCAGGTGCGCGGCGGGCCGAGCCCTTCCCGGGCGAGGATGTCCTTGCGGTAGTAGAGCAGGCCCGCGTTGGTGACATACGGCGCCGCGTACAGGCGGCCCCGGTAGGTGCCGGTGTCCAGGACGGGCGGCAGCAGGGAGTCGAGGGGCAGTGCGGAGCGGTCGAGGGGGGCGATCCAGCCGTGCCCGGCGAACTCCGCGGTCCACGCCACGTCGATGTTCAGGACGTCGAAACGGGTGCTGCCCGCGCGCAGGCTGTCCCGCATCTGGGCGTGGACCTCGTCGGCGGCCTCGGGCAGTTCGACGAGTTCGACCCGCTCGGCGGGGCGTGCCCGGTTCCAGTCGTCGAGGACGCGGTGGAGGTAGCGGGTCAGGTCGCGGCCGGTGACCATGGTCAGCGGGCCCCGCCCGTCGGACGCGGCGCCGACCGGGTCCCGTTCGGCGCCGGACGCGGTCAGCGCGGTCAGCAGCAGCGCCGTGGCCAGGACCGCCCGCCCGGTCAGGCGGAGCCGCCGAACCAGGTCGTCACCGACGCCGCGCATCGCTTCCCGCCCTCCCCCGGCCGCCCGGGAGCGGTCCTCCCCTGACGGTCACGTCCTTCCGAGTGCCGCACCAGGCATCATGTATACCTGCGGAACGGTGCGACACCCATCGGCACGGATCGTTGTCCGACCGTACGTGTCGAGATACGAACCGGCGGTTCGCGGCGGAGCGTCCGCCCTGTTGTCCTAGGAGGGACCCGGCACCGTGCGTCTTCACCTGCTGGCGCTGCTCGCCGGTGGTCCCGCCCACGGTTACGAGCTGAAACAGGCTCTGGAGAAACTCCTGGGCGGGGCGTACCCTCAGCCGAACATCGGGCAGATCTACGTCACACTCGGCAGGCTGGAGCAGGCGGGGCTCATCGAGGGGAAGCATGTGAGCCAGTCGGACCGGCCCGACAAGAAGATCTACGAGATCACGGCGGCCGGCCGGGAAGCGGTCGACGCCTGGTACGAGACGCCCTCGGAGACCCCGCGGGTGCGCGACGACTTCTTCATGAAGCTCGCCCTCGCCCATCTCACCGGTGCGGCCGACCAGATCAACCTCATCAACAAGCAGCGGCGCCACTACCTCACCCTGATGCGGGCCCTGTCCCGGCTGGAGCGCGGGGACGGCGAGCCCACCGGCCGGATCGCCCGGCTCCTGGTCGAGGGGGCGTCACTGCATCTCCAGGCCGATCTCGACTGGCTGGAGCGCTGCCAGGAGGAACTCGAATGAGTGCCGACCCCACCGCCGCGGACGGCCCGGACACCCCGACGGCCCACGAGGGCGGCGGCCCCGACAACGGTCCGCTGCTCTCCGTACGCGGTCTGACGAAGAGCCATCCCGGGGACGGGGGTCCCGTGCACGCCGTGCGGGGCATCGATCTCGACGTGGCGCGCGGGCAGTTCGTGGCGATCACCGGTACCTCGGGGGCGGGCAAGTCGACGCTGCTGCATCTGCTGGGCGGTCTGGAGCGGCCCGACAGCGGCACGATCCGGCTGGCGGGACGGCGCGTCGACGGGCTGAGCGAGGCCCGCTGGGCCGTGCTGCGCCGCCGCAGGCTGGGTATCGTCTTCCAGTTCTTCAACCTGGTGTCCACCCTGACCGTCGCCGACAACGTCGAGATGCCCGCGCTGCTCGCGGGGCGCGGCGCCCGCTCCGGCCGGTCCGATGTACGCGAACTGCTCGTCAGGCTCGGGCTGGACGGCAAACGGGACACCCTGCCGGGCGATCTGTCCGGCGGTGAGCAGCAGCGGGTGGCGCTGGCGCGGGCGCTGGTGAACCGGCCCGACCTGCTGCTGGCCGACGAACCGACGGGCAGCCTCGACAACCGGGGCACACGTGAGGTGGTCAACCTGCTGAGCGAGTTCCACGCGCGGGGCCAGACGATCGTCCTGGTCACCCATGACGCCCGGGTGGCGAGCGCGGCCGAGCGGGTCCTGACGGTCAGCGACGGCCGGATCGTCGACGACATCGACCTGACCGACGGGAACGGGAGCGCGGCGGGCGCCGCCGGACTCGTCGAACTGGCGGAGTGAGCCGGTGCGGGCCATCCTGCGCTGGGCGCTCGCCGATCTGCGGACCCATCGCGGCCAGGCCGCGTCGCTGGCACTGGCGACGGCGGGGGTGACGGCGGCGCTGCTGTTGTCGGCGGCGCTGTTCCAGTTCGCGGCCAGCCCCTGGCAGCGGGTGTTCACGGAGACCCGGGGCAGTCATGTGTGGCTGCGGGTCACCGCAACCGCCGAGACCGGGGGCCTGCGGGAACTGCCGGGCGTGGCAGGTGTGTCGGGCCCGTACGGCACGGCCCCGCTCACCGCGACGAGCGCCACGTCGACTGCGGCCGTGGACCTGCGGGCGGTGCGCCCCGACGGGCCGACGGCCCGGGAGCGGCGGTTCCTCACCGGCCGCTGGCTGTCCGGCGCGGGCGACGAGGTGGTCCTCGACCGCGCGACCGCGCAGGCCCTGTGGGTGGGCCCCGGTGACGAACTTCCCGTCCGCGCCGCCCCTTCCCGGCGGGGCACCCTGAAGGTGGTCGGGGTGCTGGCGACCGCCGAGGCGGGCTACGCGCCCGGTGAGCGTCCGGGCACGGGCTGGGCCGGTGCGGGCACGGTCACCCGGTACGTCACCGGGGACGCCCCGGGCCGGACGGTGGGGCTGCGGCTCGCGAACGCGTCGGACACCGACTTCGTGGTCCAGCAGGCGATCGCGGCCGTGGGTCCCGAGCATGTGGTGCGCGTGTCGACCTGGCGTCAGGCACGGTCGGCGGTCGGCGAGGACGACCGGCTGCTGGGGCGGTTGCTGCGGGTGTTCGGGCTGGGCGCGCTGCTCGCGGCGGCGCTCGCGGTCACCGGCGGGGTGGGCGGCCGGGTCCGGGGCCAGGTACGGGACATCGCGGTGCTCAAGGCGATCGGGATGACCCCGCGCCAGATCGCGGTGATGTTCTTCGCCCAGCACGCGGCCCTCGCGCTCGCCGGGGCGGCGCTCGGAACGCTGGTGGTGCGGACGGCGGGCTCGTACGTGCCCGGGTCGATCGGTGAGGCGGTGCCGCACGGTCTCGCCCTGCCGGAGGCGGTCCCGGTCGCCGCGGCGGTCGCGGGGGCGACGGTGGTGGTCATCGCCGCGGCGACCGCGCTGGCCGCGTGGCGGGCGGCGCGGGTCCCGCCGAGCCCGATGGCCCGGGTGGCCCGGCCCCGGGTGCGGCGGATGTCACGGACGGCCCGGTGCGCGCTGCGCTGGGGGGTGCCCCCGCCGCTGGTGCTGGGCTGGCGGGAGGCGACGCACCGGCGCTCACGGTTCGCCGGGGCGGTGGCCAGGCTCGCGGTGCCGGTGCTGATGGCGACGGTGGCGCTGGCCGCGCTCACCACCCTGGGCGTACTGCGCGGCGGCGACGGCGAGGTGAACCCGGCGGCGCCGCTCACCCTGCGCCAGGACGGCGCGGGACTGGACGCCACGGATCTGGCGCGGGTCGGGGCGGACCCCCGGGTCCGGGCGGTGTACCCGGCGGCGGAGGTCACCGCGCTGATCCCGGGCCAGACCCGGTCGGTCACCCTGCGGGGGCTGGGCTCCCAGGGGCACCCGTACCCGTTCGTGGTGGTGGCGGGCCGCACCCCGGCCGCGCCGAACGAGGCGGTGGCCGGGCAGGGGCTGCTCGACGCGACGGGGGTACGCGTCGGCGAGTGGGTGCGGCTCACCGTGGGCGGCACCCCGCACATCCTGCATGTCGTGGGCCGTTCCATCGAGCCAGAGCACGGCGGGCAGGTCGTCACGACGACGCTGGACACGCTGCGCGCGGGCGGCACGGTGAACGGCCCCCCGGCGTACGCGGTGATGCTGCGCCCCGGCGCCGACCAGGGCGTGACGGCGCGGGCCCTGGCGGAGGCGCTGC includes:
- a CDS encoding ABC transporter substrate-binding protein, whose translation is MPRLPRTLVAAALAAVTGLALSGCGGDGAPTVTKPSGQQAEGSGAFPVTVTHAQGTVTVPSKPERVVVLGFADAQIAAALDAPVVGAARNTSSPDGNWPGVKPAFASDIVTLDSLNPNLEKIAALDPDLILMTTAQPAFGNAYDKLSEFAPVISYKEKLLHDSGDELTTLIGAALGKKEKAAELIASSRAALAGFTKEHPGLKGKEYAFGQQYDGTVYAVVAPGGPTVAFFGALGMRLPKELAALPVTLGGSTAIAPERLDLLDSADVAFFGVYGAKERGAFVKRPLVSGLDLTKSGNLNFLEINEAAMLLGPNPAVTGELLARLGPALKKIAS
- a CDS encoding PadR family transcriptional regulator, yielding MRLHLLALLAGGPAHGYELKQALEKLLGGAYPQPNIGQIYVTLGRLEQAGLIEGKHVSQSDRPDKKIYEITAAGREAVDAWYETPSETPRVRDDFFMKLALAHLTGAADQINLINKQRRHYLTLMRALSRLERGDGEPTGRIARLLVEGASLHLQADLDWLERCQEELE
- a CDS encoding siderophore-interacting protein, which codes for MIYAELRVTAVADVTPAMRRITLSGEGLADFVPLAPDQQIKLFFARDGGVPRVPPPPADGDVATWYQRYLAIPEPERPWMRTYSVRHHRPGRREIDVDFALHGPGGGEGPASRWAFTARPGAVVGLVGPAASTLRRADAPDWRLFAGDETALPAIGALVESLEPGARALVFAEVAGPGEEQGWTSAGLVETHWLHRGPVAPGRSTALVDALRAAPFPSGEVFAWVAGEASAVRAVRRHLVNERGIDKRQVAFTGYWRLRLAQDDAPTAEDAADRTEALADLAEAQARQGA
- a CDS encoding ABC transporter substrate-binding protein; its protein translation is MRGVGDDLVRRLRLTGRAVLATALLLTALTASGAERDPVGAASDGRGPLTMVTGRDLTRYLHRVLDDWNRARPAERVELVELPEAADEVHAQMRDSLRAGSTRFDVLNIDVAWTAEFAGHGWIAPLDRSALPLDSLLPPVLDTGTYRGRLYAAPYVTNAGLLYYRKDILAREGLGPPRTWDELADQAATLSAEYGMQGYAGQLLPYEGLTVNVTEAIQSAGGSLTGPDGEITVASPAALEGLRFLTDGLREGWIPEQALTYKEETSRLAFQSGELLFLRNWPYVYALASAPGSPVAGKVGAVPLPGRDGPGAGVLGGSNLAVNARSPHPRSAADLLAHLLGEKAQRQVLTEGALPPVRASLYSDPALVRRFPYLPELARGVRSARVRLTSVHYEQVSLAVAAVTHGALTQRVPPEEALLRLDRELGDILGR
- a CDS encoding FtsX-like permease family protein produces the protein MRAILRWALADLRTHRGQAASLALATAGVTAALLLSAALFQFAASPWQRVFTETRGSHVWLRVTATAETGGLRELPGVAGVSGPYGTAPLTATSATSTAAVDLRAVRPDGPTARERRFLTGRWLSGAGDEVVLDRATAQALWVGPGDELPVRAAPSRRGTLKVVGVLATAEAGYAPGERPGTGWAGAGTVTRYVTGDAPGRTVGLRLANASDTDFVVQQAIAAVGPEHVVRVSTWRQARSAVGEDDRLLGRLLRVFGLGALLAAALAVTGGVGGRVRGQVRDIAVLKAIGMTPRQIAVMFFAQHAALALAGAALGTLVVRTAGSYVPGSIGEAVPHGLALPEAVPVAAAVAGATVVVIAAATALAAWRAARVPPSPMARVARPRVRRMSRTARCALRWGVPPPLVLGWREATHRRSRFAGAVARLAVPVLMATVALAALTTLGVLRGGDGEVNPAAPLTLRQDGAGLDATDLARVGADPRVRAVYPAAEVTALIPGQTRSVTLRGLGSQGHPYPFVVVAGRTPAAPNEAVAGQGLLDATGVRVGEWVRLTVGGTPHILHVVGRSIEPEHGGQVVTTTLDTLRAGGTVNGPPAYAVMLRPGADQGVTARALAEALPDADVRGAPPTVASAVLVSRVLTGLIGVLALIAVVELAGSVSSAVRQHTRELPALRAMGLTPRQWIGVVVTHCAVTAAGAAAVGIAAGLLVARPLIDLEAHGSGVGAGIARLPPASSLVVTAVGLVLVAVALAVVPSARAKRDLTVVRG
- a CDS encoding ABC transporter ATP-binding protein, whose product is MSADPTAADGPDTPTAHEGGGPDNGPLLSVRGLTKSHPGDGGPVHAVRGIDLDVARGQFVAITGTSGAGKSTLLHLLGGLERPDSGTIRLAGRRVDGLSEARWAVLRRRRLGIVFQFFNLVSTLTVADNVEMPALLAGRGARSGRSDVRELLVRLGLDGKRDTLPGDLSGGEQQRVALARALVNRPDLLLADEPTGSLDNRGTREVVNLLSEFHARGQTIVLVTHDARVASAAERVLTVSDGRIVDDIDLTDGNGSAAGAAGLVELAE
- the entS gene encoding enterobactin transporter EntS; translated protein: MGRLTLDLTPLRGRGFRAVFVGRTVAVFGIGFALVAVPLQVYALTGSTARVATVTVAVGAAAFTGTLLGGVLADRFDRGRVIVVARASVGVVFAVLAVNAAAPEPRLWVIHVCGMAEGIADGVSGTALMAATPSLVPKDRLAAAGALMAVTVDLGSVAAPALGGLLVTTTGFWGNYAVCAALAVVTTAALSRLPPLPPPGAVPGETAARAVVAGTRFAVRDRIVGPTLLVGLAAMVLSGWHVLLPEYGSRVLGVGPGALGVLYAAPAAGALLTSLTSGWTGRVRRPGAVAIGALLVSGAGLAVTGLAGGVVLAVAGLALFGAGRVAGDVLRYALVQRHTPDRFRGRVAALWTAQITTGVAVGGAVAGGVALLMSPAGAFLVYGAVGVVCAVALALGAPTLRGVGPDA